The genomic DNA GCAAGATCGCCATCGTCGCCCCCACCTACTGGCCGCTTCCCTGGTACCTGCGCGACTACAAGCAGGCGCTCTTCCACGGCAAGATGGCGGCGCTCGACGACGCGTCGATGGCCATCTCAGAGGCCGATCACGACGGCGACCCGGAGCACGATCAAGACGCCGCCATGCGCGCCGCGGCCAAGACGGGCATGCAACCGGTGGGCACCTACACCCTCCGGCCGGGCGTCACCCTTGTGCTGTGGGCGCAGCAGCGTCTGGGCAAGCCGTGACCGCTCTGCGCCTCAGCGTCGTGGTGCCCGGCTACAACGAGGAGGCCCGCATCGGCCCCTCGCTGGAGCGCCTCGATGCGTGGCTCGGCAGCCACGTGCCCGGTGACTACGAGATCGTGGTGGTCGACGACGGCTCGCTCGATGATACACCCGCGCTCGTCGAGCGCCTGGCGCAGCGCATGCCGACCATCCGGCTCATCTGCAACCGTCCCAACCGCGGCAAGGGTGACGCCGTGCGCACCGGCATGCTGGCGGCGCAGGGGCGCCTGCGCGTCTTCACCGACGCCGACCTGGCAACGCCTCCGGAAGAGATCGGGCCCATGCTCGAGGCGCTCGAGCGCGCGCCCGTGGTCATCGGCACCCGGGTGCATCCGGACGGCACCGACATGCGCACCGCGTCGCAGACGCCCACACGGCGCCTGCTGGGGCGCGTGTTCACCTTCGTGGCCTCGTTCATCGTGGGGTTCGGCGTGAAGGACACGCAGTGCGGCTTCAAGGGGTTTCGCGCGGAGGCCGCCGAGGCCATCTTCTCGCGGCTGCGCACCGCGGGCTATGTCTTCGACGTCGAGGTGCTCTGTCTGGCGAGGCGTCTCGGATACCCCGTGGTGCAGCTCCCGGTGCGCTGGCGCGACCCGGGCGGTTCTCGGCTGCAGGCTCGTCCGGGCCTTGCGCTGCGCACCCTGCGCGAGCTGTGGCGCCTGTGGTGGCGGCTGCGCGCCTGAGCTTTCGGGGAGGCTGAGGCATGGGCGGGTGCCCGCGCTCAGGCCTCGCCCTCCGGCACCCCGCCCTCACGCTTCCACGAGAGCCAGCGCTCGAACACCGAGAGCCCATCGGGCACCACCTCCACCTGCTGCGCCCAGCGCTCGAGGGCGTCCTCCGCGATCCAGCCGCCCCAGGCGATCTCCTCGGCCTGGTGCGTGATGGGGCCATCCCAGGTGACGTCGTACACGGCGATGAACGCGCGATTCCGGTCGCCCTCGTAGCGATGCGTGAACAGGCGTCGCACCGCCCCGGAGGTGATGCCGAGCTCTTCGGCGATCTCGCGTCGCGCCGCCGTGTCGTACGACTCACCCCGCGCCACCACGCCTCCCACGAACATGTCGTACAAGCCCGGGAAGAGGTCCTTGGTGTCGGTGCGCTTGTGCACGTAGACCTCGCCGCGACTGTTGCGACACAAGATGCCCACCCCGCGGTGCAGCAGGTTCTCGCGGCGCATGCGCCCGCGGGTCGTGACCTCCACCACCTCGTCTCGGTCGTTCACCAGCTCGACTTCTTCATCTGCGCTCATGGGGGCCGGGGTTCGCCGTCGAGGGCTTTTTCCTCTGCCGTCGGTTCCGCGGGCACGAGCGCGCCGTGTTGCGCGACGGGGTGGCGGCGGTCGGTAGGACATGGCCTCCGCGCGCGGGAAGCCCCTGTGAGGCGGCGCAGCGGCGGGGGCGAGACCTTCTGCGCGATGTCGCGCCGCGCAGAGGGGGAGCCGATGACACAGGTCGTGGATTCGTCTGGTGAGCCGAAGCGGTCGATGATGGGATGGCTGATCGTGGCCGTGGTGGCGGTTGCGCTGGTCGCGGGCGCGCTCGTCATGAAGCGGGAGAAGGGCGCCGCACCCACGGCGGCGGCTACGGGCGTCGATGCCCTGGCTGCCGTGGTCCCGTCAGATGCCCTCGTCTTCCTCGCCGTCGACCTTCGGCAGCAGTGGCCGGCAGCCAAGCTGCTCGACGCGCTCCGCGTGCTCGAGAAGCAGAGCCCCGCGCTCTCACGGTCGGTCGAGGATATGGAGAAGGAAGGGGGCTTCAAGCTCGAAGAGGTCGCGAAGTGGTGGGCTTCGGCGGGTTGCATCGCCTTCACGCCGTCGGCGGGGCAGAAGGGGTTCACCCTGCCAACAAGCTCCGAGCAGCCGCCGTTCGAGCTCGTCATCGCGCTCTCGGTCACCGACGAAGGCGCGGCGCGCGCCTTCATCGAGCACCGGCTGAAGAAGGACGCGTCGTCTCCCAGGGAGAGCG from Pseudomonadota bacterium includes the following:
- a CDS encoding glycosyltransferase family 2 protein; translated protein: MAASLVPARLQAGALPRQDGGARRRVDGHLRGRSRRRPGARSRRRHARRGQDGHATGGHLHPPAGRHPCAVGAAASGQAVTALRLSVVVPGYNEEARIGPSLERLDAWLGSHVPGDYEIVVVDDGSLDDTPALVERLAQRMPTIRLICNRPNRGKGDAVRTGMLAAQGRLRVFTDADLATPPEEIGPMLEALERAPVVIGTRVHPDGTDMRTASQTPTRRLLGRVFTFVASFIVGFGVKDTQCGFKGFRAEAAEAIFSRLRTAGYVFDVEVLCLARRLGYPVVQLPVRWRDPGGSRLQARPGLALRTLRELWRLWWRLRA
- a CDS encoding NUDIX domain-containing protein, whose translation is MSYRPPPPRRATRRARARGTDGRGKSPRRRTPAPMSADEEVELVNDRDEVVEVTTRGRMRRENLLHRGVGILCRNSRGEVYVHKRTDTKDLFPGLYDMFVGGVVARGESYDTAARREIAEELGITSGAVRRLFTHRYEGDRNRAFIAVYDVTWDGPITHQAEEIAWGGWIAEDALERWAQQVEVVPDGLSVFERWLSWKREGGVPEGEA